The region CAATTTCCCGTACGTCTTCGGAAATCGACTCAAGACTGTGGGTGGATACATTCAGGACTTGATCGAGTTCACGCCGAAATTCAAGGTGCTGATCGGCGGCAGATACGATAGTTTTAGTCAGCGTTTTTACGAAGAACCGAACCCTATTCTGCGTTCGACCGATAAACGGTTCAGCCCTCGCGTTGGTTTCGTCTATCAACCAGTCGAATATCTTTCATTTTACGCTTCTTATGGAAGTTCGTTCACCCCGCAGTTTCCAAGTCAACGGACCTTCGACAATCGTCTGTTCGATCCATCGATCGGTGAACAGTTTGAGGCCGGCGTAAAGGTAAACGGTTTTCGCGGAAAACTAAGTGGGTCGCTCGCTTTGTACAACCTGACCTTTACTGATCTGGTTGTTTCCGATCCCGCAAATCCCGGTTCTTCGATCCAAACAGGCGAACAGCGAAGCCGCGGCATCGAACTTGATGTTTCAGCAAATCCTGTACGAGGACTAAATCTGACCGGCAATTTTGCACTTATCGACGCGAGCGTTACTAAGGATACAAATGCACTTTTGATCGGTCGCTTTCTTCCAAATACGGCACGTCGTAACGGCAATATTTGGGCGACGTATCGTTTTGTCGAGGCGAACAATTTCCTGCGTAATTTCGGGATCGGTGCCGGCGTCCAAGCCGTCAGCGAGCGTTTCACGAGCCTCGCAAACTTCGGACGCATTCCGGGATATGGCCGCGTTGACGCAACAGCTTTTTATGATCTCAGCGCTAATGAAAAAACGCGGGTACGCATGGCGGTCAATTTCCACAATCTGACCAACAAACGCTACTACGAATCATCGTTCGGATTTAACGACACAATCTATCCGGGCTCGCCATTCAAAGCGTTGTTTTCATTGAAGATCACGCGAAGATAACTCAAAGGGCGAGGGGCGATCAACTGCGTCTCGCCCGCTTTTGCAAAATAGGAGAATTTGAAATGAATAGAAGAGAATTTGGAAAACTAACGGCTGCGGCGGCGATAGCTTCGCTGATCGGCTTTGAGAAAGCAGGAGGCCAGACCACTGATAAGGATATGGAAAAGCTTCATCAGGAGTATATGGGGAAATATGCCGATCTAATGGGCGGCGACAAAGTGACGATCGGCCTCGTCGCATATCCGGGAATGTTTCTGCAGGATCTTGTCGGCCCGTTGACCGTCTTTGAAGCGTTGATGAATCGCGATATTCACATCATCTGGAAAGAGAAAATTCCGGTCTCGACCGGCAGCCTGATCAAGATCACGCCGACGACGACATTCGCCGAAACGCCAAAGAATCTCGACGTGCTTTTTCTTCCCGGCGGCGTTCCCGGAACGACCGATCTGATGAAGGACAAGGAAACTCTCGACTTTATCAACGAAAAGGCTAAGACCGCCAAGTACATCACGAGCGTATGCACCGGATCGCTTATCCTCGGTGCGGCAGGGCTTTTGAAAGGCTACAAGGCTACTTCGCACTGGGCGACGCTAGATGTCCTGAAGGAATTTGGAGCGATCCCGACCGAAGCAAGGATCGTCGAAGACCGCAAGATCATCACAGGCGGCGGCGTGACGGCCGGAATTGATTTCGGACTATCGATCGCGGCAAAGCTCCGCAACCGGACGTATGCCGAGGCGATACAGTTATATCTCGAATACAATCCGCAGCCACCGTTCAATGCAGGATCGCCGAGAACGGCAAGCAAAGAAGTGAACACGTTCATCGGCGGAATGCTTGGCCCGATGGCAGATCAGGCTCGAAAGATCGCGAAGGAGATCACTAGCACGAAATAGGAGTTTAACCATGAGATTCTTTGGCACCATGATCCTCTTGCTGGTTTTTTCGGTTTGTTTGCTGGCTCAGCAGCGGATTCCGCAACTCGTGCTGTCGGGTAACGACCCCGTCGCTCTTGTTCAAGGAAAGAAAATTCGCGGCAAAGGATCAGTATCTGTTGTTCGCGGCAGGTTCAAGTACGTTTTCGCCAACCATGCGAACAAGAAGAAATTTGAGACTACGCCTGAGATCTTTGAAGTGCAGAACAACGGCGAATGCACATTTATGCCGGGGGTTCCGGGCGACCCTGACCTTTGGGAAGTTTACAAAGGACGGAATTATCTGTTTGGTACATCGATGTGCAAAGAGCGTTTTCAGCTTTCGCCTGAGACGATCCTCCATCCGGAAAATCGTGAGAAGATAAAGGTCAGGAATGTGGCTATCGTTATTTTTGATGGTGTCGAGCTTCTCGACTGGGCAGGCCCGGCCGAGGTGTTTTCGGCCGCTCAGACGGTTGACGGCCAGGACGGATTTAATGTTTACACGGTTGCTGAGAAAGCCGAGCCGATCATAAGCCAGGGTTTTGTAAAAGTAATTCCACAATATACGATCGCAAACGCCCCGAAACCGGAAATTATCGTCTTCCCCGGCGGCGACATCAGGAGCTTTCAAAACAGCAAGCCCGCGATGGCCTGGGCAAAAGCTGTGTCGGGCGAAGCGGATATTACAATGTCCGTTTGCACCGGTGCGTTTTTGCTTTCCGACCTAAAGCTGCTCGATAACAAAAGGATCAATACACACTGGGCGTCGATCCGACAGTTGAGAAGGCAGGTGCCGACGGCAACAGTTATGGAGAATATACGTTTTGTCGATAATGGACAGATCGTAACGACGGCCGGAATTTCGGCTGGAATTGATGGGGCATTGCACATTGTTGAAAGATTGCTTGGAACACCGGCCGCAAGGTTGACTGCCAAAGCTATGGAATACAACTGGCAACCAAGCATGACATCAGGAGGAAATAGAAAATGAAGAAAATAATTACAGCTTTTGTCTTTGCGATTTGCGGCGTTCTTGTTATCAACGCCCAGATACAACCGATCAGCATTAATTTCCAAGGCGTAGTTGGCAACAAGGCGTTTTCTTGCAACGAAACCTACGATGGCATTGGCACGACGAGATCAACTATGACCGTTACTGACTTTCGATTTTTTGTTGAGAATGTACGTCTTGTAGACAAAAGAGGTAAGGAAACACCTTTGAAGCTGACGAATGAAGGAAAGTTCCAGACCGAAAGTGTTGCACTAATAGATTTTGAAAATGGCGAAGGGCCTTGTAAGAACGGAACGCCGGATTTAAATGCGACGATTCGCGGCGAAGTACCGAAAGGGAAATATGTCGGCGTTAAGTTCCAAATTGGTGTACCGGAGGAAATGAATCATCTTGACCCGACGCTTCAACCATCTCCGCTGAATATAACGCGGATGCTTTGGTCGTGGCAGATGGGTTATAAATTTGCCCGCATCGACACAAAAACGACCGGCAAACCGAATGGATACGTACTGCATCTCGGCAGTACCGAATGTGCGACGGACGCTGCAAGTAATACGACGAAGTGTAAGTTTGCGAATCGGCCGGAATTTAGCTTCGCAAAATTTGATCTTGCAAAGGATGTCGTGACCGTCGATCTGAAGGCACTATTTGCCGGAGCAAATGTTGACATCAATCAGGAGAAAACCGCCGCCGGTTGTATGTCTTTTGAAGGCGACTCCGACTGCAAAGCTGTCTTTAAAAATCTCGGTTTGGCGTTTGATGGCATTACGCCGGTAAAACAGACCTTTATTCGTTCTGAAAGAATATCCAGGCCGACAGATCGAAACTCCGTAAATCCAACTACCCATGTAAGTGCCAAATGAGATCGCGACTATTTACAAAACTGATGGTTCTGTTTGTCTTTGGCACGGCTGGCCTTTTGTTTTTGGGTTCCAACATCTTCTACTCGACGGCTCAGACAAAGACAGATAGTTATGAATGGCGTTTGGCAAAAGGCTTTCCTGTGCCGCGAGTTCCTGATGATAATTCGATGACGACGGCGAAGGTCGAACTTGGCCGTCATCTATTTTACGAC is a window of Chloracidobacterium sp. DNA encoding:
- a CDS encoding DJ-1/PfpI family protein, translating into MNRREFGKLTAAAAIASLIGFEKAGGQTTDKDMEKLHQEYMGKYADLMGGDKVTIGLVAYPGMFLQDLVGPLTVFEALMNRDIHIIWKEKIPVSTGSLIKITPTTTFAETPKNLDVLFLPGGVPGTTDLMKDKETLDFINEKAKTAKYITSVCTGSLILGAAGLLKGYKATSHWATLDVLKEFGAIPTEARIVEDRKIITGGGVTAGIDFGLSIAAKLRNRTYAEAIQLYLEYNPQPPFNAGSPRTASKEVNTFIGGMLGPMADQARKIAKEITSTK
- a CDS encoding DJ-1/PfpI family protein, encoding MRFFGTMILLLVFSVCLLAQQRIPQLVLSGNDPVALVQGKKIRGKGSVSVVRGRFKYVFANHANKKKFETTPEIFEVQNNGECTFMPGVPGDPDLWEVYKGRNYLFGTSMCKERFQLSPETILHPENREKIKVRNVAIVIFDGVELLDWAGPAEVFSAAQTVDGQDGFNVYTVAEKAEPIISQGFVKVIPQYTIANAPKPEIIVFPGGDIRSFQNSKPAMAWAKAVSGEADITMSVCTGAFLLSDLKLLDNKRINTHWASIRQLRRQVPTATVMENIRFVDNGQIVTTAGISAGIDGALHIVERLLGTPAARLTAKAMEYNWQPSMTSGGNRK
- a CDS encoding metallo-mystery pair system four-Cys motif protein, coding for MKKIITAFVFAICGVLVINAQIQPISINFQGVVGNKAFSCNETYDGIGTTRSTMTVTDFRFFVENVRLVDKRGKETPLKLTNEGKFQTESVALIDFENGEGPCKNGTPDLNATIRGEVPKGKYVGVKFQIGVPEEMNHLDPTLQPSPLNITRMLWSWQMGYKFARIDTKTTGKPNGYVLHLGSTECATDAASNTTKCKFANRPEFSFAKFDLAKDVVTVDLKALFAGANVDINQEKTAAGCMSFEGDSDCKAVFKNLGLAFDGITPVKQTFIRSERISRPTDRNSVNPTTHVSAK